From the genome of Lawsonella clevelandensis, one region includes:
- a CDS encoding carbohydrate ABC transporter permease — translation MLWGLLPFYWMLVTAFREKDYTFSTTPWPTHLTLDNFKEALSTDFGNNFLRAIGNSLIISAVTTLIAVAVGVFAAYALSRYDFRGKYVVLGVIMGASMFPSIALVTPLFQLFTDIGLRGSYWALIIPNISFALPLTIFTLTSFVDELPWELEEAARVDGCSRGKAFRTIMLPLAAPAIFTTAILAFIMAWNEFLLAQQLSTLHTEPVTVAIARFTGGNAFDYPYATVMAAGAIVTVPLVIMVLIFQRKIIAGLTSGGVKA, via the coding sequence ATGCTGTGGGGTCTGCTGCCCTTCTACTGGATGCTGGTGACGGCCTTCCGGGAGAAGGACTACACCTTCTCCACCACCCCCTGGCCCACCCACCTCACCCTCGACAACTTCAAGGAAGCCCTCTCCACCGACTTCGGTAACAACTTCCTGCGCGCCATCGGCAACAGCCTCATCATCTCCGCCGTCACCACGCTCATTGCGGTAGCGGTGGGTGTGTTCGCCGCCTACGCGTTGTCGCGCTATGACTTCCGCGGCAAGTATGTGGTGTTGGGCGTCATTATGGGTGCCTCCATGTTCCCCAGCATCGCGCTGGTGACGCCGCTCTTCCAGCTGTTCACCGACATTGGGCTGCGTGGCTCCTACTGGGCACTCATCATCCCCAATATTTCCTTTGCGCTGCCGCTCACCATCTTCACTCTCACCAGCTTCGTCGATGAGCTGCCGTGGGAGTTAGAGGAGGCTGCCCGGGTGGACGGCTGCTCCCGCGGCAAGGCCTTCCGCACGATTATGTTGCCGTTGGCCGCCCCGGCGATCTTCACCACCGCCATCCTGGCCTTTATTATGGCGTGGAACGAGTTCCTGTTGGCTCAGCAGCTGTCTACTCTGCACACGGAGCCGGTGACAGTGGCCATCGCCCGGTTCACAGGCGGCAACGCCTTCGACTACCCCTACGCCACGGTGATGGCGGCGGGCGCTATTGTGACCGTCCCCTTGGTCATTATGGTGCTGATCTTCCAGCGGAAGATCATTGCCGGCCTCACCTCCGGTGGCGTGAAGGCATAG
- a CDS encoding pyruvate dehydrogenase: MATVAEHLVHQLEEAGVRHIYGIVGDSLNPVVDAVRRSKHISWIHVRHEETAAFAAAAEAEITGKLAVCAGSCGPGNLHLINGLFDANRSHLPVLAIASHIPSSQIGTQFFQETHPDRIFDECSVFSEMLSTSEQVPRVTRSAIQQSLSGPGVAVLTLPGDVADTEVEGNLPDTITSPNPAHIVPAIEDVRSLADAINDARKVTLFVGAGARGAHDAVMELAELAKAPVGHSLRGKEVIQWDNPYDVGMSGLLGYGACQDAMEDADLLILIGTDFPYQQFLPANVRTAQIEIDAARLGRRTRLDIAVHGDVSETLKLLNPLVNNKTDRGFLDDMLKRQEHRMSKVVGAYTRDVTKAKPIHPEYAAVKLDEAAPEDAVFTVDTGMCNVWAARYITPNGKRRVIGSFLHGSMANALPHAIGVGTYRPDRPVIAMCGDGGLSMLMGDLITIKNYNLPVKVVVFNNSSLGMVKLEMLVAGLPDFATDAESVNYAAVGEALGIRSVRVEDPAQLESVFAAEMERPGPCVIDVVTDPNALSMPPKITLEQMQGFATAMSKQVLNGGFGEVMSMARSNLRNIPKRPSQFSLFTK, encoded by the coding sequence ATGGCTACAGTTGCAGAACATTTGGTGCATCAGCTCGAAGAAGCTGGCGTCCGCCACATCTACGGCATCGTAGGCGACTCCCTCAACCCCGTCGTCGATGCTGTTCGACGCTCCAAGCACATCAGTTGGATTCACGTCCGGCACGAAGAAACCGCCGCCTTCGCCGCCGCTGCCGAAGCAGAAATCACCGGTAAGCTTGCTGTCTGTGCCGGTTCCTGTGGCCCGGGCAACCTGCACCTCATCAACGGCCTCTTCGATGCCAACCGCTCCCACCTGCCGGTGCTGGCTATCGCCTCCCACATCCCCTCCTCCCAGATTGGTACCCAGTTCTTCCAGGAGACCCACCCGGATCGCATTTTCGACGAGTGCTCGGTGTTCTCCGAGATGCTGTCCACCAGCGAACAGGTGCCGCGTGTCACTCGCTCCGCTATTCAGCAGTCCCTCTCCGGCCCGGGTGTCGCCGTGCTGACCTTGCCCGGTGACGTCGCCGACACCGAAGTCGAAGGCAACCTGCCCGACACCATCACTAGCCCTAACCCGGCCCACATTGTGCCGGCCATCGAGGATGTGCGGTCCCTGGCCGACGCCATCAACGATGCTCGCAAGGTCACCCTCTTCGTGGGTGCAGGCGCCCGTGGCGCCCACGACGCCGTCATGGAACTCGCTGAGCTGGCGAAGGCGCCGGTGGGCCACTCCCTGCGCGGCAAGGAAGTTATTCAGTGGGATAACCCCTACGACGTGGGTATGTCCGGCCTGCTCGGCTATGGTGCCTGCCAGGACGCCATGGAAGACGCCGACCTGCTCATTCTTATTGGTACCGACTTCCCCTACCAGCAGTTCCTGCCTGCCAATGTGCGGACTGCCCAGATCGAGATTGACGCCGCCCGCTTGGGTCGCCGCACCCGCCTGGATATTGCCGTACACGGCGATGTTAGTGAAACCCTCAAGCTACTCAACCCGCTGGTCAACAACAAGACTGACCGCGGCTTCCTGGACGATATGCTGAAGCGTCAGGAGCACCGCATGAGCAAGGTGGTGGGTGCCTATACCCGCGACGTCACCAAGGCGAAGCCCATTCACCCTGAGTATGCTGCGGTGAAATTGGACGAGGCGGCTCCCGAGGATGCGGTCTTTACTGTCGACACTGGCATGTGCAACGTGTGGGCTGCCCGCTACATCACTCCCAATGGGAAGCGTCGCGTGATCGGCTCCTTCCTGCACGGGTCGATGGCGAATGCACTGCCGCACGCGATTGGGGTGGGTACGTACCGTCCGGACCGTCCGGTTATTGCCATGTGTGGTGACGGTGGCCTGTCCATGCTGATGGGTGACCTCATCACCATCAAGAACTACAACCTGCCGGTGAAGGTCGTTGTCTTCAATAACTCCTCCTTGGGCATGGTGAAGCTGGAGATGTTGGTGGCTGGCCTGCCAGACTTCGCCACCGACGCCGAGTCCGTGAACTACGCCGCCGTGGGCGAGGCTCTTGGTATTCGCTCCGTGCGAGTGGAGGATCCAGCCCAGCTGGAGAGCGTGTTTGCTGCGGAGATGGAGCGCCCCGGCCCCTGCGTTATTGACGTGGTGACGGACCCGAACGCGCTGTCCATGCCGCCGAAGATCACTCTGGAGCAGATGCAGGGCTTCGCTACCGCCATGTCGAAGCAGGTGCTCAATGGTGGTTTTGGCGAGGTCATGTCGATGGCTCGCTCCAACCTCCGTAACATTCCGAAGCGCCCTTCGCAGTTCAGCCTGTTCACTAAATAA
- a CDS encoding PadR family transcriptional regulator encodes MLDIAVLGLLDIEPMHGYQIRKVLTEMSGTVRGFSYGSLYPVLNRLETNGLIKSPLEDPVVTLTRRKAKKVYRLTEVGRQHFLELLSDITPTSFSDEDFGIRLAFFHKTPAAARRRLLEGRRRLLEERRDHLLSVIHGRVTPPINPTNPLSPYSQGLNELALESTQREISWVNSLIQAEDEDGA; translated from the coding sequence GTGCTCGACATTGCAGTACTTGGACTCCTCGACATTGAGCCCATGCACGGCTACCAGATCCGCAAAGTGCTCACCGAAATGTCGGGCACTGTCCGCGGCTTCTCCTATGGTTCGCTTTACCCAGTACTGAACAGGCTCGAGACGAATGGCCTTATTAAGTCTCCTCTGGAAGACCCCGTCGTTACGCTGACGCGCCGCAAGGCGAAGAAGGTGTATCGGCTCACAGAGGTTGGCCGCCAGCATTTCCTCGAGCTACTCAGCGACATCACCCCTACCAGTTTTAGCGACGAAGACTTCGGCATACGCCTGGCCTTCTTTCACAAAACCCCCGCAGCGGCACGCCGCCGCCTGCTGGAAGGGCGCCGCCGCCTGCTCGAAGAACGACGCGACCACCTCCTCAGCGTGATACACGGCAGGGTCACTCCACCCATCAACCCCACCAACCCGCTGTCCCCGTACAGCCAGGGGTTGAACGAGCTGGCCCTCGAATCCACGCAACGCGAGATCTCCTGGGTCAACTCACTTATCCAAGCGGAAGACGAAGACGGCGCCTAG
- a CDS encoding transglycosylase domain-containing protein, with product MGRHGAPRSFGDRVGDTWAATQGKASLLAKDLSRKAGNKRDAHPQQGAGQPARQTSGGSQQRARRISVESLQAEGTRPAPASRSTPSRSAPSRGNAARGGATRGTVAGRATAAGRSGAPSSGGAPKKTRRPKAPRPPKKTTPKSVVAGIFKWIGLLLLTAIVASVIFFVLMYIFVRVPAPGDIPTAQRVTLVASDGKTVLGNIIPEAGNRREVDAAQIPEHLRHATMAAEDREFMTNKGFSVSGFGRAALGQLTGHADAGGGSTITQQYVKNALVGNERSYWRKFKELVISMKMANQWSKQDIMTAYLNTIYFGRGAYGVDTAAQTYFGKPVQELTSSQSAMLAGLIQQPSNLDPRINPVASENRWKYVVRGMLQEGWLTREEVAKMDFPKTIPENKNRTLDNRLSGPNGILKAQIMRELADHGFDEQTVTSEGLRIITTISPDAQEAVIKAVQDTLKGQPKQMRAAAVTIDPQTGGVLAYYGGAQAGDFDYAYAPQMTGSSFKVFTLAAGLDQNIPLSKMYSSAPYKMGRITIENSEGTSCGTCTIASATVMSLNTSYYRLMMDLKNGPRDVRAMSYKAGIPREIPGYGKTLQNKDGYVEGGITLGAYPVRPFDMASAYATFAARGIYHEPFFVKEAIANGGEGRTVYQHDQQSGERRVKEVVADNVTSALEPIASYSNGHGLAGGRPSAAKTGTVQLDNTGKNRDAWMVGYTPQASTAVWVGTQNGTALETSGGAAVWGSTLPSDIWKRTMDGALQGEQFKYFPAPGAIDGQAGRPGYSYYTPSESSENEKDKKKKRPRREPSDSNRTSVTRPTIPGLPGVENPFAPPTTTTHHPNEDNLEDDGGVLWR from the coding sequence ATGGGACGACATGGCGCCCCCCGAAGCTTCGGGGATCGTGTTGGCGACACCTGGGCTGCCACACAAGGTAAAGCCTCCCTGCTTGCCAAGGACTTGAGCCGCAAAGCCGGAAACAAACGCGACGCCCACCCACAGCAAGGCGCCGGCCAACCTGCCCGCCAAACCTCCGGAGGCTCGCAACAGCGCGCCCGTCGTATCTCTGTCGAATCTCTCCAAGCTGAGGGAACCCGTCCCGCACCCGCTTCCCGCAGCACACCCAGCCGCAGCGCACCCAGCCGTGGCAATGCTGCCCGTGGCGGAGCAACTCGGGGTACGGTGGCCGGCCGGGCAACTGCAGCCGGCCGCAGCGGCGCCCCTTCAAGCGGTGGAGCCCCCAAGAAGACCCGCCGCCCCAAAGCCCCCCGCCCCCCGAAGAAGACCACCCCCAAGAGCGTCGTCGCCGGCATCTTCAAATGGATCGGCCTGCTCCTCCTTACCGCCATCGTGGCCAGCGTCATCTTCTTCGTCCTCATGTACATCTTCGTGCGGGTCCCCGCCCCCGGAGACATCCCCACTGCACAACGCGTCACCCTCGTCGCCAGTGACGGCAAGACCGTCCTCGGCAACATCATCCCCGAAGCAGGAAACCGGCGAGAAGTTGACGCCGCCCAAATTCCCGAACACCTCCGCCACGCCACCATGGCTGCCGAAGACCGGGAGTTTATGACGAACAAGGGCTTCTCCGTCAGCGGTTTCGGCCGTGCCGCGCTCGGCCAACTCACTGGCCACGCCGACGCCGGTGGTGGCTCCACCATCACCCAGCAGTACGTCAAGAACGCACTGGTTGGTAACGAACGCTCCTACTGGCGCAAGTTCAAAGAACTCGTCATCTCCATGAAGATGGCTAACCAGTGGTCGAAGCAAGACATCATGACGGCCTACCTCAACACCATCTACTTCGGCCGCGGCGCCTACGGTGTTGATACTGCCGCTCAAACCTACTTCGGCAAGCCCGTCCAGGAACTCACCTCCTCTCAGTCCGCCATGCTGGCCGGGCTCATTCAACAGCCCTCCAACCTAGACCCCCGCATCAACCCCGTAGCCTCCGAAAATCGCTGGAAGTACGTGGTGCGAGGCATGCTGCAGGAAGGCTGGCTCACCCGCGAGGAAGTCGCCAAGATGGACTTCCCCAAGACCATCCCCGAAAACAAGAACCGCACCCTCGACAACCGCCTCTCCGGCCCCAACGGCATCCTCAAGGCGCAGATTATGCGGGAGCTGGCCGACCACGGATTTGACGAACAAACCGTCACCTCCGAAGGTCTCCGCATCATCACCACTATCTCGCCCGACGCCCAAGAGGCCGTCATCAAGGCCGTCCAGGACACCTTGAAGGGCCAGCCCAAACAGATGCGGGCCGCCGCTGTCACCATCGATCCGCAAACCGGTGGTGTGCTGGCCTACTACGGTGGCGCCCAAGCCGGCGACTTTGACTACGCCTACGCCCCGCAGATGACCGGCTCCTCCTTCAAGGTGTTCACCCTGGCCGCCGGTCTGGATCAAAACATTCCGCTCAGCAAGATGTACTCCTCCGCCCCCTACAAGATGGGACGCATCACCATCGAAAACTCGGAGGGCACGAGCTGTGGAACCTGCACTATCGCCTCCGCCACCGTCATGTCGCTGAACACCAGCTACTACCGGCTGATGATGGATCTCAAGAACGGCCCCCGCGACGTGCGCGCCATGTCCTACAAAGCCGGGATCCCCCGCGAAATCCCCGGATACGGCAAGACCCTCCAGAATAAGGACGGCTACGTGGAAGGCGGCATCACCCTGGGTGCCTACCCCGTCCGCCCCTTCGACATGGCCTCCGCCTACGCCACCTTTGCCGCCCGCGGTATCTACCACGAACCGTTCTTCGTGAAGGAGGCCATCGCCAACGGTGGTGAAGGCCGCACCGTCTACCAGCACGACCAGCAGTCCGGCGAGCGACGCGTCAAGGAAGTCGTAGCCGACAACGTCACCTCCGCACTGGAACCCATCGCCAGCTACTCCAACGGCCACGGCCTAGCTGGAGGACGCCCCTCCGCCGCCAAGACGGGAACCGTGCAGCTGGACAACACCGGCAAGAACCGAGACGCCTGGATGGTGGGCTACACCCCACAGGCCTCCACTGCCGTGTGGGTGGGCACCCAAAATGGCACCGCCCTGGAAACCAGTGGGGGAGCAGCAGTCTGGGGTTCTACCCTGCCCTCCGACATCTGGAAGAGAACCATGGACGGCGCCTTGCAAGGCGAACAGTTCAAATACTTCCCGGCCCCTGGTGCCATTGACGGCCAAGCCGGCCGCCCGGGCTACAGCTACTACACGCCGTCCGAATCCTCCGAGAACGAGAAGGACAAGAAGAAGAAGCGGCCGCGCCGCGAGCCTAGCGACTCGAACCGCACCTCCGTCACCCGCCCGACCATCCCCGGTCTGCCAGGCGTGGAGAATCCGTTCGCACCGCCCACCACCACCACGCATCACCCGAATGAGGACAATCTGGAGGACGACGGAGGAGTGTTGTGGCGCTAA
- the rpsF gene encoding 30S ribosomal protein S6, whose protein sequence is MRQYEMMVIFDPTLDERTIAPSLDTLLNVVREEGGKVDKVDVWGKRRLAYEIKKNSEGIYAVVDLNCEPATVQELDRLLTLNESVLRTKVLRADQ, encoded by the coding sequence GTGCGTCAATACGAAATGATGGTCATTTTTGATCCCACTCTCGACGAGCGCACCATTGCCCCGTCCCTGGACACGTTGCTGAACGTGGTCCGTGAAGAAGGCGGCAAGGTTGACAAGGTCGATGTGTGGGGCAAGCGCCGTCTTGCCTACGAGATCAAGAAGAACTCGGAAGGCATCTACGCGGTAGTCGATTTGAACTGCGAGCCGGCAACGGTTCAGGAGCTTGACCGACTGCTCACCCTGAATGAAAGCGTTCTACGCACCAAGGTGCTGCGCGCTGATCAGTAA
- a CDS encoding single-stranded DNA-binding protein, whose amino-acid sequence MAGETTITVVGNLTADPELRFTPSGAAVANFTVASTPRRFNSQTNQWEDGEALFLRCSIWRDAAEHVAESLTRGSRVIVQGRLRQRSYETREGEKRSVIELEVDEIGPSLRYATAKVTKATRGGGSFGGDSFGGSNNSFGGGSANQSAPSDDPWGSAPQSDFGGGMDEPPF is encoded by the coding sequence ATGGCTGGCGAAACTACGATCACGGTGGTGGGAAACCTCACCGCAGACCCTGAACTGCGCTTCACCCCCTCGGGTGCCGCCGTGGCTAACTTCACCGTGGCCTCCACGCCACGTCGCTTCAACTCCCAAACTAACCAGTGGGAGGACGGCGAAGCACTGTTCCTACGCTGCAGCATCTGGCGTGATGCCGCCGAGCATGTCGCCGAGTCCCTGACTCGTGGCTCTCGCGTCATCGTGCAAGGTCGTCTGCGTCAGCGCTCCTATGAAACCCGTGAGGGAGAGAAGCGCAGCGTTATCGAGCTGGAAGTCGACGAAATTGGTCCCTCCCTCCGCTACGCCACCGCTAAGGTGACGAAGGCGACGCGGGGAGGTGGCTCCTTCGGCGGCGACAGCTTCGGTGGATCCAATAATTCCTTCGGTGGTGGCTCTGCCAACCAGTCCGCTCCGTCCGACGACCCGTGGGGTTCCGCTCCACAGTCTGACTTCGGCGGTGGCATGGATGAACCCCCGTTCTGA
- the rplI gene encoding 50S ribosomal protein L9, with translation MKLILTTAVDHLGAPGEIVEVKDGYARNFLLPRHKAIVATRGAEKQIAAIQRAQQDRVIRDAEHAREVKEALEALTDVKVAVKSAESGKLFGSVTAADIVEAIEKAGGPKVDKHAVELAKGQIKTVGNHDIVVALSSKVKATVAVAVATE, from the coding sequence ATGAAGCTGATCCTCACCACTGCCGTTGACCACCTTGGTGCCCCCGGCGAAATCGTCGAGGTCAAGGATGGTTACGCAAGGAACTTCCTGCTTCCCCGCCACAAGGCTATCGTCGCCACCCGTGGCGCCGAGAAGCAGATCGCCGCTATTCAGCGCGCCCAGCAGGATCGTGTGATCCGCGATGCTGAGCACGCCCGCGAGGTCAAGGAAGCTCTCGAGGCTCTGACCGATGTCAAGGTTGCTGTGAAGTCTGCGGAGAGCGGCAAGCTCTTCGGCTCCGTCACCGCTGCTGACATCGTTGAAGCAATTGAAAAGGCTGGCGGCCCCAAGGTCGACAAGCACGCCGTTGAACTGGCCAAGGGCCAGATCAAGACCGTTGGAAACCACGATATCGTTGTGGCTCTCTCCAGCAAGGTCAAGGCCACTGTCGCTGTCGCCGTCGCCACTGAGTAA
- the dnaB gene encoding replicative DNA helicase, with amino-acid sequence MTSNAGPFGDPFEPPYDDPYSGSPSDTGVPSAALHDKQPPNDQAAEQAVLGAMLLSKDLPPLMHQIVRADDFYKPAHGRIYDAIMKLSSNEEPADAVTVADQLDKEGELLRIGGAPYLHTLIEAVPSVANAPYYAHIVAEKALLRRLVDAGMRITSYGYAAADGMDVDAMVDRAQAEIYDVTERRHTEDYKSLEDVLQPTMDEIEEIARNDGKAAGVPTGFFHLDELTNGLHAGQMIIIAARPGVGKSTLALDIMRNCSLKHDKTSVMFSLEMGRIELTMRLLSAEAQVRLADMRGGRLDDTDWGKLVKRMSEIADKPLYIDDSPNITMMEIRAKTRRLKQQHGLDLVVVDYLQLMSSGKKVESRQQEVAEFSRQLKLLAKELEVPVIAVSQLNRGPEQRNDKRPQVSDLRESGSLEQDADMVLLLHRPEMFDPNDVHAGEAEIIVGKHRGGPTGTVEVVSQLHFSRFVNKARDFD; translated from the coding sequence ATGACAAGTAACGCTGGGCCCTTCGGTGACCCCTTCGAACCGCCCTACGATGACCCCTACTCAGGATCCCCCAGCGACACCGGAGTGCCCAGCGCCGCACTCCACGACAAGCAGCCCCCCAACGACCAAGCTGCCGAACAAGCCGTCCTCGGCGCCATGCTGCTCTCTAAAGACCTCCCCCCGCTGATGCACCAGATCGTCCGCGCCGACGACTTCTACAAGCCCGCCCACGGACGCATCTACGACGCCATCATGAAGCTCTCCTCCAATGAAGAGCCCGCCGATGCCGTCACCGTCGCCGACCAACTCGACAAAGAAGGGGAACTCCTACGCATCGGTGGCGCCCCTTACCTGCACACTCTTATCGAAGCAGTACCCTCCGTCGCCAACGCCCCCTACTATGCCCACATCGTCGCCGAAAAAGCACTGCTACGCCGCCTCGTCGATGCCGGCATGCGCATCACCTCCTACGGTTACGCCGCCGCCGACGGCATGGACGTAGACGCCATGGTGGACCGTGCCCAAGCCGAAATCTATGACGTCACCGAACGCCGCCACACCGAAGACTACAAATCCCTCGAAGACGTCCTCCAACCCACCATGGACGAAATTGAGGAAATCGCCCGCAACGACGGCAAAGCCGCCGGCGTCCCCACCGGCTTCTTCCACCTGGACGAGCTCACCAACGGCCTCCACGCCGGCCAGATGATCATCATTGCTGCCCGCCCCGGTGTCGGTAAATCCACCCTCGCGCTCGACATCATGCGCAACTGCTCCCTCAAACACGACAAAACCTCCGTCATGTTCTCCCTCGAAATGGGGCGCATCGAACTCACCATGCGTCTCCTTTCCGCCGAAGCCCAAGTACGCCTCGCGGACATGCGCGGTGGCCGCCTGGACGATACCGACTGGGGCAAACTGGTGAAACGCATGTCCGAGATCGCCGACAAACCCCTCTACATCGACGACTCACCCAACATCACCATGATGGAAATCCGCGCGAAAACTCGCCGGCTCAAGCAACAACACGGCCTCGATCTGGTCGTCGTCGACTACCTCCAGCTGATGAGCTCCGGCAAAAAAGTGGAAAGCCGTCAGCAGGAAGTCGCCGAGTTCTCCCGCCAGCTCAAACTCCTGGCTAAGGAACTGGAAGTCCCCGTTATCGCCGTCTCCCAGCTCAACCGTGGCCCCGAACAGCGCAACGACAAGCGCCCCCAAGTATCCGACCTTCGTGAATCTGGCTCGCTGGAACAAGACGCCGACATGGTCCTTCTGCTCCACCGCCCAGAAATGTTTGACCCCAACGATGTTCACGCCGGCGAAGCTGAGATCATCGTCGGTAAGCACCGCGGCGGCCCCACCGGTACCGTCGAGGTCGTCTCTCAGCTCCACTTCTCCCGCTTCGTCAACAAAGCCCGCGACTTCGACTAG
- a CDS encoding glycoside hydrolase family protein — MAIRLTRLRGAIALLSLTLASASIAPLPAHAAPAYNRNVSYSEFMSRDVLMGAFFTSDGDHSDTLYLSTDGKQFDELNVAYQDATPTNPNDDTSTLGSIHHTLGDPSIMYHDGAFWMLSGWNRHDGKFWPTIGVSKDGKTWSFPEALHFGGSTYPGISLSPAARYGTDIVAPEWFRDRNGKVYIMFSAGYFGLFHGRRYQDRMVPYLVKVNELRYDGPSQYNARLPKITFRPGRAQEIHFSLPSDNRIDGSAFQDDDGSYYIVIKRDGAHNEIWRNSHMGTGGWTLINRNAVEGSEGPSLTKVNGKYFLYTDKLSTWGKDSTRGTLVAGASSLNGKWSKHGKIATLRKNGSRRANRHGTVIRITDSTAKQKLYTLWTGKPAPANAGGLLEWLKSLGKKIVEPRP, encoded by the coding sequence ATGGCTATCCGTCTTACCCGGCTTCGGGGTGCCATTGCCCTCCTCTCCCTCACTCTGGCCTCCGCCAGTATCGCTCCCCTCCCCGCACACGCCGCACCCGCCTATAACCGGAACGTCAGCTACAGCGAATTCATGTCACGCGACGTCCTCATGGGCGCTTTTTTCACCAGCGACGGCGACCACTCCGACACCCTCTACCTCTCCACCGACGGCAAACAGTTCGACGAACTGAATGTCGCCTACCAGGACGCCACCCCCACCAACCCCAACGACGACACCTCCACCCTCGGCTCGATCCACCACACCCTGGGTGACCCCAGCATCATGTACCATGACGGCGCCTTCTGGATGCTCTCCGGCTGGAACCGCCACGACGGCAAATTCTGGCCTACTATCGGCGTCTCCAAGGACGGCAAAACCTGGTCCTTTCCCGAAGCTCTCCACTTCGGTGGCAGCACGTACCCGGGGATCAGCCTGAGCCCTGCTGCCCGCTACGGCACCGACATTGTCGCCCCCGAGTGGTTCCGGGACCGCAACGGCAAGGTCTACATCATGTTCTCCGCCGGCTACTTCGGCCTCTTCCACGGCCGCCGCTACCAGGACCGTATGGTTCCCTACCTGGTGAAAGTCAACGAACTGCGTTATGACGGGCCGTCCCAATACAATGCCCGCCTCCCCAAGATCACTTTCCGCCCCGGCCGTGCCCAAGAGATCCACTTCTCCCTGCCTTCCGATAATCGCATTGATGGTTCCGCCTTCCAGGATGATGACGGGTCCTACTACATCGTCATTAAGCGCGATGGTGCCCACAACGAAATCTGGCGCAACAGTCACATGGGTACCGGTGGTTGGACACTCATTAACCGCAACGCTGTCGAAGGGTCAGAAGGCCCCTCTCTCACCAAGGTGAACGGTAAGTACTTCCTCTACACCGACAAGCTCTCCACCTGGGGGAAGGACTCCACCCGTGGCACCCTCGTGGCGGGAGCCAGCAGTCTCAATGGTAAGTGGAGCAAGCACGGCAAGATTGCCACACTTCGCAAGAACGGGAGCCGCCGCGCTAACCGCCACGGCACCGTCATCCGCATCACCGACTCCACTGCTAAGCAGAAGCTCTACACCCTGTGGACCGGCAAGCCGGCCCCCGCGAATGCCGGTGGACTGCTGGAATGGCTGAAGTCTCTGGGCAAGAAGATTGTGGAGCCGCGCCCCTAG